CAGTGGTTCGACGCCAACtctgcacctacgtccacttttcAAGACATCATTCTTGAAAatttctactaatttttttttatgattacaGTCCGATTGTTTTAGCCAGGCTCATTATCaacctaattaatttttattgaaAATCAACTAAAACCACATCGAAGTCTTTTTCTAGGCTCAAAACAATCCAATTCAATATTTGGATGGACATTTTCTCCAAATTTCAAAATCTAAAACTTGTCATAATAATGTATGAAGGAAATACAAGAAATAGAATTACAGCTCCTCAAAGTAATATATACGCAAAATAAATTGAGCCTTGAATCAGTTGGCCATTTTAAGCCTAAGATTCCCCTGAGAATGGATCTCTCATTTGGGCAAAAAGGCTGTCGTGCTCCAGTTGAACGGGTAAAGGTTCTACGGTGAAGAGCCCGGTCAAGGCGACCTTATTAAAGAGAACATTCGGGACATCAAAGCCGATGCGATATAGCATCTGCCCTCTTCCACTTTTGCAATCCGGAGTTCTTTGAACCGGAAGCGAGGAGGTGCACAGCTGGCTCTTATGTCTAGTTTCGAAGCCAATACACATACACAGTCCTGCCCAATACAATATCAACCCGAAAGCCTTCGATGGGATAATGGCCTTGATTAGACTTGAATACACTTCCCCCAGTCTCACAATAGTAGAGGATGTGATCTTTTTAGCTCTTAATGAATGCACTtgagtatttttctttttgacgcTCTTGTCTTTtctttggctattcaattaCTTCTCATCCATTCTCAGGCAGTTATACCACTAAGGAATGGTTGGAAGATACGTTTACTTGTTAGATAGGTTGAAAGAGCTGTTGTAAGACAAAAACTACCATTCTGGTTTATAGAAAAACTAGGCGTTACTGTTGCCAGACATAGACGGGTCGATTTGACATTTTCATGGGTTGACTAAAGATCTTCAGAAGTTGACTCGTGATCTTCAAGGGTCGACTTGAACTAGCTGTTGTTTTTGCTATGCTTTGTCTTTCTTCTATTACCATTGTGGGGTCAACTATTTTGGTTTAGGGGTTGACTTGTCCATTGATAGGAGTTGACTTATTATCTTTATAGGTAGACTCTCCAACAGACTGAATTTTACTGCACTTTGTTATTTATTTGTGTCATTCAGGGTCGACTTGTTTGTTTCTGTGGTCGACTCTTGTCTAactagagtcggctcgtgattTTCATAAATCGACTCATCACGAACCGACTCAGCAGTGTAATAAATTTTATAGCTCTCTATCTTTTGTCTCTAGCcatttaggggtcgactcttgtcTGACTGGAGTTGGCTCATAGTCTTCATGGGTCGACTCGTCAATATGATGAGTTTTACAGCTTTCAGCCTATCTTCTAAGACTGTTCTCAGATCAACTCATGATCTGCAGGAGTCGCCTTGAAAGGCGTATTAGTCTGTATTAGTGTACCGAGGCCGACTAATTGTAATCTAGAGGTCGACTCTTGAAATAACCCAAGTCAGAATTTGTTGTATTTGCATGTGAACATTCAAGGGTCATTTCAAAACATTTTTGGAGTCGAATCTCTCTATATATAGAGCTTTGGATAATTAATCTTCATTTCTCCAGATTGAGAGTTACTAAAAGATTTCTTCTTGGCTTTCTGCAAACATTCAAGCATACTCCAACAAATTGATTCGTGAACTttttactcaaatattttgcatcatcaaaattaaatcttttaGATCAACAAGTGATAAGATTACCATCCACCATTCATCGTCAGCAGTGAACAACCTATTTTAGTAGTAGAGACTTGTATTGGCATGGTTCCACCAATATTTCTCTTAGCAACTATCTATAAATCAAGATGGTCAAAGCCTACCTTAGAAATTATAGGCCTGAATTGACCGAGCCTATGGTGACTACTTGTTTGGTCTGATATGATCCTTCATTCATTTGTAGGGTATCTTCCTAATCACCTCAGTTTATAAATTCTGACGACTTTCTAAGGTGGTCTTCGGCCTTGTCCTTTTTGTAAGCTGTAAATCGAATGTCGAGCTTCTTGAGGATCATAACATTCTCATATGGTAAAAATTGATAGGCTGATTTACTCATCGCATGGGTATGATCGGTTGCATTTACCAGAGTTTACACTAGAGTATGTTGTGAAGTGTAATATTGGCCCTCGATAATAGAAACAAGCCTTTCAACCTATTCTTCCATCAAAACTATGGATGTCTTGCATTGCTCCACAAGTGGCCTTAACATAGTAGCCACTTGACTGGTAATTGCATTCAATAGGTCCTACTAGCTTTTGTCCACATAAAACATGAATTGAAGCCAGGCTTAGTTAGCAGTTGAATCAATTCCACTTGAGGAATACAGTTTTTGAAGCCAGGCTCTCAAGGAGGAGTAAATCCTGTCTGATCTCGAAGACCTTCAATTTCCAATACGGTCGAATGAGCTTCTCTAGATGACCCAGCCTGCGAAGTCTCTGATTCTTTGGCAATGGTGAAATGGACTTCCTAGTAGTCCTAACGATCGAatcttatttctcttttatGACAGCTTCTTGATAGCTACCTGTACAATTCTACCAAGCATACTAGAAAAGATGTATTGATGTCAGATTCCATGCAGGGTGGAATGGCATGTGTGTCCCTAACCGGATCATGCAAGTGTGCGGGAATGtcaagaatcaaaaaaaaaaaagataaaaaggtcGATACCGTGGGCCTTGATTGCTTGAGCTTCAAGGACTTTCACTATCAAGGCACCACCTACTTAGAAGAGGAGGAGGTGATTGTAGCTGGGGCTACAGGTCTATTCTAAAAATTATGGATAAACTAGGGTAAAGCAAGGTAAATAAAGGTACATGCAGAGACAGAGAAAAACAAATAATAGGTGTTCATTAgtcaaaagttcttttagagttaTATTTCACTACTTTTACATCACATCATAAATGGTCTTGTAACCACTCTCTACGTTCTAGCAACTATCACAGCCCATAACATACCACGATTCCTTCTGCTAGGCCGATGAGGAAGATCTTCCAGGACTCACTGTATTTGATTGACTTCAAGCTCAAGCTTATCCGCTCGGTTTATCTTCAAAATCTATTTGACCTATCTAGTCGATGCTTTCCTTTATCAATCTATTAGGCTTCATGTGGTTCCCGTGTTGAGCCATCCCTCAACTTAATCTATTTCCTTCGATGGAATTTGGGGGTATCAAGGCTTCAGCCTTTGAGTTACCATCTCATTCCATCAATTTGGAACATTTCGTTCAAGACGTGTTCATCATTGTTTTGTCCTAGTGGTGCTATATGGCTAAGTATTCATTTATTCTTTGAAGGTCATCATTCGTTAGGATATGGTATAAACACTTCttatttccatttttttctagaaataatgaaagtagcttttaaaaattaaaaaataaaaataataatacaaaCATTTTTTTCTTGTCTTGGTttctgtaattttatttttaaagatagAAACCAAGAATCAAAGCAATGTCAAACAAATCTTTAATTTAGTTTAAATCATGACAGTTTGGTTAGATGTCTAGTCTAAAGGAGTTCTCCATCAGGGATTGGCTGCCTTATATTTCCTATTATGCTTTTTCTTATTCTTGTAAGACCAACAGTCATGAATATACAAATATACAGTACCCTAAAAGCCATCAAGACAAAGTGATCGATTTAATAGCATTCAAAGATCCCAATCCTCCCGTAGTGATCAAATATCCCTTCTTATATTTTCTCtactttctattttatttttcctaaaattcCTTGCATTCTTATCATGTATAGAAAAATGGATATAAAAATGCTATACCTACAAGCAAGGTCTGCTCCCCAAATGTTTGGTAGGGCCTTTAAAAGGAGGAACCCGATCCGCTATGCCCAATTCTCTTAGCCCCCCCCATCTTGCACAGCAAACAGCTCAGGTGATGGAAGTAGGAGCGTGCATAAAACTGACCAAACTACGAACTGAATTGGAATAGGTCTCTTTGCTCGGTTTATATCGATGTTTTTACAATTCAGTTTGGTGTTGGTTTAAAAAAGCcttaaatcaaaaatatttaattagatTTCGAATGGAATTTTCAGAAAACCGATACAAACCGACTCAATCTATcccaatatgtatatataaatacatgttcataccaacccaacccagatatatgcatgtatgaacatattttaattttttaaattttctttaattctctcctatatataaaatataatttttatatttagacTTAGCTTTAGCCAATTTAACCTTGTCCATTGAACATCAATCCCATATGACAATAAAGTTTTATGTTTCTAACTTCGTCTGCCCATTTAGCCCAACCCATtaaatattaaccaaataaactGAACCAAATTTCTCAAATCAATTTTAAATGGCCTTCGCACATAATCAGTTTGATTTTAGTTTTTGAAAACTGATTTAAATCGGCCCACCTTCAAGTTTCTCTCCAAACTAATACTGCTACTGGGAGACTATTGGCTGAAAATACTGCTACTCAACCCAATGCGAGTCTGGTGAAGCATTAGGTGATGATAATTCACGAAGCTGCAAAAAGGTTTTCTCGGTTATCATTGCAAATTGTTTGCAAtggtttatttatttactttctTTTAATCCACTGGAAGCATTTATATCATCCCACAGCCTGATAATTAGGTTTCTGCAAAAAGAAGCATTTATCCTAAAGATCGGTAGTTAGGTTTCTACAGAAAGAAGGCGCCATCATATTACCTGTGTAGCCGCCATTCACAAGGGAGTTGATGCTCAGGTCCAAAAATCCCATGTGGCCTCCTGAAAGTCAACTTTTTGCACCCTCCTGGTACACTGCTATCAGTTGTGTAACTTACAAGCAATAGTCCATAGCCAGCTAACAATTTTATCCAAACAGTAAGCACTACAGGAACATCTGGCATTGCCGACACTTGCTTCTACCTCAGTATAGGtgcataatatatatatgttgataGGCTGTTGCTGGAATCTAAAGCATCAGTTTTCTGCACCTCGAAGTGCATATTTAGGAAGAAACCATACCAAAAATCAAAAATCTAATCTTCAAGTTCTATGATCTTCACCACCGAAGCATCCCCCACTTTCTGGCACACTACTACACGATCGTGTGACTTTATTATGCCAGATGCCTTGCCATGATCAAGAGCAACCTTAAGAACAGACTCATTGTTGGCACTAGTGGACTCAGCCTGCAGAAGAAACATGTCAAGAAAGAGCCGCAGGTAAGAAAGTAATGGAGACAATGGAGCGAGAATACTCCCAGCCACTTTGGTTTTCAACAAAACCATAGAGTGCAATATCTAAAAGATAATTTAAGTTATTCAAACAAAATTTGCAAACCAGTGTCCACCATTGAATGTACAAAATGGAAAGAAAGCTAAAGTAGACTGTTCCTGGAATACACGGTCCTGCTATTTCATCAGTTTTATCCTCAGTGAGTTTGTGGCACCTACACTACATTGGGATCCTTGCAGCTTTTTTTAGGGGATATCATCATTGGAGGTTCTTCCAACTATTATAACAAAATCTAAAATGATACACTTAAGACTTAAAGTGACATCATCTATATCTGTACTCTAGTTTCTGACAGAGGATGCTAGATGTGAAAAACAAACCTAGAAGTGGCATTTTTCAGTCAATCGATAATGATCTCATAAACTTCTAGTTTGATATCTGGCTTCATGAGGGTCCTATTGCTGAAGTTTCTAGACATAAATCCTCAGGCTTTGGTTATAGACTTCCTATTGCTGGATGGAACATTGAATTTCTCATATTTTTCCATGGTAGATCAACCCTTGGTAAGATGGAGCTAATATATCAAAAAGGCTTTGCCTAAATGATGAAAAAGGTTATTACTGTTTGGATTTCTAATGGATCTCTTTTAATTCCGCTTATTTGTGGAAGAGCTGAAGACCATAAACAGGTATCTTGACTTATGGAATAGAAGTAAAAAATTCCTCCCAAAATATCTCTTTATGGGAAATTGCTATCTAGGATACTTACTCTGGATCAAAACTGAACAAAAAGGTCTTAACATGGCTTCTAGATGTTATTGTTATGTATAGTGGCCAGAAGGGATATTAGATCATCTTTTCAGCCaaataaaaatttcttcaaatgtCTATAGCTTTTTCAACCAGATATTTAATTGGCGAATCACCTTATGATTATTTTCATAGAAAAATGAATTCTTGGCAGTTTAAGATCTCCAAAATGGTTTCATCCAAATAATAACTCTGCCCATCATTTGATGGGAAATTTAGAAATGTCATAGTTCGTCCTCATTAAAGGTAAATATTGTAGCCATCAGCAGATTTCTAATCAAATTCTCTCATACATGAAACATATCTAGAAGATTGTTCAGATATTTAGCTTGCTAGAAAAAATATAGTTCCTTGAGATGTGTTTGAATCAGTGAACTTTTAATTCagttcaaaatttcaaatccaATTTCTGGAAGAAACCTCCCTACTCCCTACCGTTTCGCAAAACTAAACTCGAATGGAGAAATCAATGGTAATATAGTTTCTAGTGGAGTTAGAGGTCTTTTGTTGGATGACAATGGAAGTATTTTATTGACATATTATTCAATAAATCGGCATGTCTCAAACATAGTCAAAATGAAAGCTCTACTTGATTTAGTCAAGCATCATGCAGCAAAAACAATTACTAACAGCCTCTAAGAAATTGATTCCTAAATTTTAGATGAGACTATATCTGCTCATTCGAAGCATTTTTGGAGCATTTCATACGACTTGATGCAGCATAGGAATTTATGTGCTGATTTAAAGATCCTGATGTTTGATGCATCTAGGAAAGGAAGTACAGCAGCatatttctcacaaattaaacCTGATACTACCCACAAGatggagtctggttctctagaATAGATCTTTCTTAGCTGCTGAAAGCTATCCTTAAGGTGGTCAGACTGAAATGCACTAATTTTAGATGTACAAAATGCTTTGTCTAGGTGTTAGCCATCCTCTTTAATTCATTCAGAAGCtcttcaaattttcttttgattcttcctGAGCTTGCTTTTTCTTCAGTTTATTTAGATAGCCACGAAGTGTGCCAAACTCCCAACTGCTTTTTTGGGGGTAACATAGAGGTCTTACAAGACTAGCAAAATGTGAAGGGGCATATGCTGCGAAAATTAATAGATTTTTTATCATACAGCAAGAGCATCATAAAATAGACATGTTAGCCATAATATATGGAGATTGAAGAGGAAAAGATACACTTACAGGATGACGAGGATCGGCGAGCATGGGAAAGAGGCCTCTAACAATAAGTGATTGCCTAGCCTGACATTTCATCAAAATAATAGTACATACAGATCTCATCAATGCATAACTTAAAAAGGGTAAAGGAAAATTGAAACTTGAAATGCAAAATAAGAAGGATAAAATAATAGTGGTCTCATGAGATTCTGATACTGTATGCGCCACAATAACTATATACAGTAGACATATTCACATGAAAGCAAAAAGACAGCATCCTACTCAAATTCCTGGCAGAAATGGAACATctgggaaaaaaaacaaaagcagaCAATGCATGATATACAGTAACCATAAATAAGTGGAAATAGTCCACATACTTCAAAAGCACCAGTGAAACTCCACCGAAGTTGGTTTGTCTTGAGCTGGGGGATGACAACAGATAATACAGGCATTGTGGGTCGATATTTTGCAATTAATCTACATGGCATTTAAACACACTTTGAGATTTCATTTATGTAAAATTGAGACATTATACACCACCCAATGGTGGACTACCAGAAAAGCAGATTCAAatatcatgatctaatcatagtGGTACCTTGCAGCCCTTCCAGATGAAGTAAAGACAATTATGACAGAAGCCCTGACTTTAATAGCAGCACGCACCTAGAAAAGATCAAGATAGCTAGCTCAAGCAAATATTTAAGAATACAATCATATCCTCATGATCTACATTTTCTGCAAAAAAGtatagaagaagagaagaaaagtatGCTAATTTAAACAAGTGTCAACTAAACAGGAAACAAGGAATAGGAAGAAAGACATACAGCAGACGAAGCAATAGACTCCAAGTGTGTCATCGGTTGTCCAACATACTTTACCGTATGCTTAAAGTACACATCTTGGTTGAAAACCTTCTCCGCCTACAAAGGTAGAGTTCGAAACAAGTGAGAAGCAAACAACTGAAGCACAAAACCAGCAAATAATCCTCACAAACTGGTACAACCACTAGTGATTAAGTGGAAAATCTATTAATGGAAGTATTCAAATTCAAAATAACAAACAATCCTAGTTATCCTTGCACACTAGCTGTGCTAGACTATGAAGATGGCCAGTCTGAGACATGGAGCAGCTCCAATCCTGGTGGAGAAAATGAACTTATGCTTTCCGTGATGCTGTAAGTGCACCCTTGAGAACTGCTTCCAACATGCATCTCAGAAATATCTTTTGGAATGCATCTTGAAGCTATCGTAAGCACATCTCGAGGCTACACCTGCAATATCTCTGGAAAGCGGGAATGTAGATTTCACTGACCAATCGAGCAAGCAGCTGTCATAAAGCCAAATCTTGCACCAGAATTTTTGCATGATTTTGAGCCTTTTGCGGCACTGGACGCCCTGTCCAGTCAGCCTATTCCCAATCCACCCACTAAGGGACTGTAACACAAAAGCAATGCAAAGCCAAACATGCCAGAACATGAAGAGAATCATTCTAACCTTTTTATCGAAATTCCCAAGCAATAAAGAAACAAAGGCACAAGAGACCTGCCCCAAAGTCTCTCACACTCTCAGTCTTGGAGCAACACACTCACATGGATTGCTCAAAGAGCCGGCAAGCAGGGTTATTTATAGACATGCGGTGGACAACTCTCCCAACCTTTGGGAACTTCCAAGAACTGCTGCAAACTACCCAGTCTGAGTTTTCGATAGGAGCAACCGCATGCAACTGCAGTAGGATGGTTTGGACAACCACAAGAAATCGTCTAAAAGGTCAGTTTGTCTGCCTGTGCTTGGGTGTCACATGCCTAGATGCTAGCACACCTGCGGGCCCACTAGCCCATACACACCCGCTAACCAGCGCGCTTCTGGCCCTTATGCCCCTACGGCCATGCGACTTGTGCACCTGCACACACCTATGGCCTATGGCCTGCGCACCCACATGCCACATCTTGGCCTGCAGTGCGCCTGTCTGAGCCTAGCATGCACGCCCACTCACCCCTACAGACGTCTGCTCGCACCTATGCATCCATGCTTGCGTGCACCTTGGCCCAAGCCACACTTGTCTGCATCTGGTCGAGCCATCCAAGCATTAGACCAAAATGATGGTGCCTTGCAGCATGACTCCAAGCCAACATATGTAAGCGGCTAGTTGGGGCCTAATAAACTTCCCCCACCCGAAGAGCCCGACATCCTAGGCAGGAGGTGTGATAGGTTTGCTTGGATCTACTCTCCCAATTGCCACAGAGTCTTCTTCTCCTAGCTAGCCTTGCTTTCTGGTCCACCCTTCCAATGAACCAGATATTTGATCCCtctattcttctttctttgccCTAAGATCCATTATCCAATATCTTCTCCACCTCCTTTTCAAACTGCTCCCTCACAGTAGGTGGGGCACACTGCACTTGCATACATGAAGGATCTGTTGTATCTCATGATATGGCTTCAAGAAACTAACAAGGAATGTTGGGTGCACCTTCAGCCTCTCCAGCAATTGCAGCTGATATGCAACATTCCTAACCCTTTTCACCACTTCAAAGGAACCATCATATGTGGAAATCAGGCCTCGGTGAACCATTTTGCTGCTGATTTTCTTCTAGATTTGTGCGGTCAACTTCCGCATAAATTTGTCCCCCATATTGAACACTAAGGATCTGTGTCCTTCGTTCGCGTACTTCATCATCTTTGCTGCTTTATGAAGGTTGTCTTGCACATCCTCAAGCATTTcttgtttgaaaaaaaaaacagattccTCTAAATTATCCTGGAGCCTAATGTCATAATGCTTCCAAATAATCTTAAAACTTGAGAAATCTATATTTAAAATGTAAAAATTGTTTCCTGAAATCCCAAGAACTTGCAACCAAAAAATCCAAAGAACTGAAGCAATGAAAAGCACTAGCATAAACAGCCCTTTCAATACAATAAATTTAGCCCAGTAAGTAAATTCCGTTCCATACTCTAAAATTTATTCTAATTTCTAATCAGTTTTGACCAAAGCGAACTATTTCAGTTTTGGTTTCCAAGTTTTAGGTGAAGCATTGAACATGGTAAAACAAGGAAGAGGATTACCTCTGAACAGATTTTCCCCACAATTGAAATAGTTTCAACAGGGTATAACCCCCGAAGAGTTTCGGCACCCAGGAGAATAGCATCACTTCCTGAAAACAATCAAGAGTGTGAAGATCAAAAACTTAAAAGCACTACATGTAACAGCATCTTCAATCACCAAGCATAGATACACGCAGAGAAACTACAAAAATATAGAACCCATTTAAGTTGAATCTTATAAATGGAAACTACTCCAGAAAATAACATCGGAAAGTACCATCAAGAACTGCATTAGCTACATCAGTTGCCTCTGCACGAGTCGGCCTTAGGTTGTCAGTCATACTGTCTACCACACGTGTAACAACTGCTGGCTTCCCAGCCATGTTACACTTATATGCAGCAGCCTTTTGAAATAAGAAAACCTATAAGCACCACTAGAGGATTAGATTACAAACCGAAtggattaataaaaataaattggtaGAATATATGACATAAAGGACAAGTGACATATCCCCAAGTAAAAGGACTACCTGACATATCCCCATGTAAAAAGACCACCTTAATTGAATTGAAAAATCTTATACTATTTCCATTCTGCATATAAACTTTTtcttattatcatattatgGTGATGGACATAATTGCTACTATAGTTTCATCAGACAGATATTTATGTACACGTGCATGTCTTTTACATATCTATAAGCAATGATACATGCGTATGACTGATAAGCAATTGGTGGTAATTCCCACATGTGCGCCCAAAAGACAACATTGGTACTTTTTGAACAGTGAACACCAAAAGCTTGACAGCATTATTTAGGGTCAAAATGATACAAGATAACCCAATGATTCATCCTGATATCTAGTTAATTGCTATATTAGGTTTAGGTACTATCTGAAGGTTTAGGTACAAATATTTACTAAATCAGGTTTAATGTCCTACATAAAGCACTTGACTTACTTTCAGGTGAAGTTAGTATTTGGCGAGACACAAAGCTGATAACTATGATGAATGAGTGCAATGAAAAGTTATAAGCTACTTTGCCAAATATATCCTAAATGGGAAGCCCTTATTGGGTTCAATCCTCATTTTTTTAATGGATTCAGGTAGAGTCCTGCATGAATCAGACTCAAATCTGAACGCTTCCAACCATGCCACATTTATTTCCATATACAGATATTCAAAAAATGTAAACTCTGTTTAACTCTATCAACTCTACTATTTAATATTACTTTAACAAAAGCatcattgataaccttttttccACCAACTTAGACTAGCCATACAATTGATTTACTTATGCATTACGTATGTCATTCGCCATTGTTTTCTCAAGTCAAAAACAAGCAGGAACGAATACCACCAAAAAGGTTAAATAAATAGGCTTCACAAGTACAATATCTATAAACACCAATCATGCTAAGTATGTTCCCTCACCTTTTCAGGTGGGAGATCAAGTCCCAAATTTCCACGTGAAATAATTATGCCATCTGCTTCTCGTAGAATCTCATCAAAATGGGTTAAGCCCTGTAAGATAGTGGAGCAAATGAGGTGCATGACTTGAAAATCTGTACTGAGTGAAGAGACAAAAGAACAGGACTTAGTTATTCAAGCAATAAATTTTCTGCAACTTGCCTCTGCGTTTTCAATTTTTGCGAAAATCAGAGTCTGACGAAGATCAGCCAGCTTTGAGAGGAACTCACGTGCCTACATTTCAGAATTAAATCCGTTGTCTCTAGAACTTTCACTTAATAACAGAGCAAATTCCATAGAATAGAACCAAACCAACTAAATTATAAGAATAGAAAAAGAAACTAGCACAACACACCTTAAAGAACAAAAAGGATAAGAAAGACAAAACACATCAAAACCAACATGGATTGGCCTTACATGTCGAACATCCTCTGCATGCCTTGTGTAAGATAATGAAAGGAAGTCAATATTGTTTCGAACACCCCATTTACTGATAACCTGAAATAGGAATATGTCAAATGGAATAACAAGCATGTATCAATTGTTTGAGACAAACCAACACGGACACAGACACATAAAAAAACACTAGGGAAGTCCATTTTGCAGCAAATATAGCCAATTTGTCATGATATCATTTTGCTTATTGGTAGCAGCTCAGCAAGCTCAGGACAACCAAAAGAACAGAATAAACATAACTCAGGTAAGAAAAGCAACAATTTTCAagcaattctgaaaataaatgatCCTACTTTTTGCATGGCTATGATAAGTTGTGGCTGATAAAGCAGGAACATAACATGAATTCAGACATGGTGAACCGACAATGATTCTAGAGTAAGACCATTATGATGCATTTTGACTCAAAATGCACAACTAAGTTAACTAAAATatcaaagaaaacagaaatttcaTCTATATTAACAAAAAAGAGACGTAAGTCAATTTCTGCCATGATTTGACCCGAACATTCAACTAGTTTCGATCATGGCTGcatgaaaaattatataattatagaAAATCAAAAAAGCAAGTAatacaactaaaaaaaaaaatactagttAAATAAGCATAGGAGCCACCATTTTGGAGTAAAATACATCCATTCAATTCTAGGTTTGTGTTGTGAGTCATATCAAGGAATGCTGAACCGGCTGGCCCATTCCAAACCAGTATCGGCGCCGACCAATCCAGTTCAACGTTAAAAAATGGTTCTAGCCCCATAGCGGTACTGGGCCGGAACCGGCTGGTACTAGATGCGTACCGAACGAAACCGAACGGTTCCGTCCAGTATAGCTAGGAATCAGTGCGAACCGGTCAGTTTGCGCCGGTTCGCCACAGCGCGCCGTGCGTGCTGTGGGCAGCAAGCGTGCCTGCGCACGTTGTGTTATATAGACTAGTTCGGTACTAATCTGAACCGGTCCTGAATCGGTCTAGTACacctaccggtaccggttcagtATACCTTGTTGAGTCATATACCTTGAAGAAGCACAAAAGTTCATTATTACAtaagaaacaaaataaatagaaaatggAAATAATAAAGCTatatacagaaaaaaaaaaaaaccctaaaaaGCAGTTTAGACATCACCAAATGAGTGTACTCAT
This is a stretch of genomic DNA from Phoenix dactylifera cultivar Barhee BC4 chromosome 9, palm_55x_up_171113_PBpolish2nd_filt_p, whole genome shotgun sequence. It encodes these proteins:
- the LOC103696956 gene encoding pyruvate kinase 1, cytosolic-like isoform X2, with translation MMAGQNTFINEVTAKENKLLLCLLSVSPLLCPVLPSPLFQLLLLGRSPGLFCFSCFCLLHPAGEKKMHSGRLLLEEPIRMASILEPSKPSFFPAMTKIVGTLGPKSRSVEVISACLMAGMSVARFDFSWGDIDYHQETMENLKKAVKSTKKLCASVKPGDTIFIGQYLFTGNETTSIWLEVAELKGDDVVCLVKNSATLAGSLYTLHISQIRVDLPTLSDADKDVISKWGVRNNIDFLSLSYTRHAEDVRHAREFLSKLADLRQTLIFAKIENAEGLTHFDEILREADGIIISRGNLGLDLPPEKVFLFQKAAAYKCNMAGKPAVVTRVVDSMTDNLRPTRAEATDVANAVLDGSDAILLGAETLRGLYPVETISIVGKICSEAEKVFNQDVYFKHTVKYVGQPMTHLESIASSAVRAAIKVRASVIIVFTSSGRAARLIAKYRPTMPVLSVVIPQLKTNQLRWSFTGAFEARQSLIVRGLFPMLADPRHPAESTSANNESVLKVALDHGKASGIIKSHDRVVVCQKVGDASVVKIIELED
- the LOC103696956 gene encoding pyruvate kinase 1, cytosolic-like isoform X1, which codes for MMAGQNTFINEVTAKENKLLLCLLSVSPLLCPVLPSPLFQLLLLGRSPGLFCFSCFCLLHPAGEKKMHSGRLLLEEPIRMASILEPSKPSFFPAMTKIVGTLGPKSRSVEVISACLMAGMSVARFDFSWGDIDYHQETMENLKKAVKSTKKLCAVMLDTVGPELQVVNKSERAILLEAGSFIVLTPDQENEASSALLPINFSGLSKSVKPGDTIFIGQYLFTGNETTSIWLEVAELKGDDVVCLVKNSATLAGSLYTLHISQIRVDLPTLSDADKDVISKWGVRNNIDFLSLSYTRHAEDVRHAREFLSKLADLRQTLIFAKIENAEGLTHFDEILREADGIIISRGNLGLDLPPEKVFLFQKAAAYKCNMAGKPAVVTRVVDSMTDNLRPTRAEATDVANAVLDGSDAILLGAETLRGLYPVETISIVGKICSEAEKVFNQDVYFKHTVKYVGQPMTHLESIASSAVRAAIKVRASVIIVFTSSGRAARLIAKYRPTMPVLSVVIPQLKTNQLRWSFTGAFEARQSLIVRGLFPMLADPRHPAESTSANNESVLKVALDHGKASGIIKSHDRVVVCQKVGDASVVKIIELED